One window from the genome of Pseudomonas fluorescens encodes:
- the ribBA gene encoding bifunctional 3,4-dihydroxy-2-butanone-4-phosphate synthase/GTP cyclohydrolase II has protein sequence MALNSIEELVEDIRQGKMVILMDDEDRENEGDLIMAAECCKAEHINFMAKHARGLICMPMTRERCELLKLPLMAPRNGSGFGTKFTVSIEAAEGVTTGISAADRARTVQAAAARDAKAEDIVSPGHIFPLMAQAGGTLARAGHTEAACDLARMAGFEPSGVICEVMNDDGTMSRRAELETFAAEHNIKIGTIADLIHYRMIHERTVQRIAEQPLDSELGQFNLVTYRDSVEGDVHMALTLGTVCAEEPTLVRVHNMDPLRDLLMVKQPGRWSLRAAMAAVAEAGSGVVLLLGHPLDGDVLLAHIRETGDQAAVKKPTTYSIVGAGSQILRDLGVRKMRLMSAPMKFNAISGFDLEVVEYVPSE, from the coding sequence GTGGCGCTCAATAGCATCGAAGAACTGGTTGAAGACATCCGCCAAGGCAAGATGGTCATCCTCATGGATGACGAAGACCGCGAGAACGAAGGCGACCTGATCATGGCCGCCGAGTGCTGCAAGGCCGAACACATCAATTTCATGGCCAAGCACGCCCGTGGGCTGATCTGCATGCCGATGACCCGCGAGCGCTGCGAACTGCTGAAGTTGCCGCTGATGGCGCCACGCAACGGCTCGGGCTTCGGCACCAAGTTCACCGTGTCCATCGAGGCCGCCGAAGGCGTGACCACCGGGATCTCCGCCGCTGATCGCGCGCGCACCGTACAGGCTGCCGCCGCCCGGGACGCCAAGGCCGAAGACATCGTCAGCCCCGGCCACATCTTCCCGCTGATGGCCCAGGCCGGTGGCACCCTGGCCCGCGCCGGCCACACCGAAGCAGCGTGCGACCTGGCGCGCATGGCCGGCTTCGAACCCAGCGGCGTGATCTGCGAAGTGATGAACGACGACGGCACCATGTCCCGTCGTGCGGAACTGGAAACCTTCGCCGCCGAACACAACATCAAGATCGGCACCATCGCCGACCTGATCCACTACCGGATGATCCACGAACGTACCGTTCAGCGGATTGCCGAGCAGCCGCTGGACAGCGAACTGGGCCAGTTCAACCTGGTGACCTACCGCGACTCGGTGGAAGGCGACGTGCACATGGCGCTGACCCTGGGTACTGTATGCGCCGAAGAGCCGACCCTGGTGCGCGTGCACAACATGGACCCGCTGCGCGACCTGCTGATGGTCAAGCAACCCGGCCGCTGGAGCCTGCGGGCCGCCATGGCCGCGGTGGCCGAGGCCGGCAGCGGCGTGGTGTTGCTGCTCGGCCACCCGCTCGATGGCGACGTGCTGCTGGCGCACATTCGTGAAACCGGCGATCAGGCAGCGGTGAAAAAACCGACCACCTACAGCATCGTCGGTGCCGGTTCGCAGATCCTTCGCGACCTGGGCGTGCGTAAAATGCGCCTGATGAGCGCACCGATGAAATTTAATGCGATATCCGGTTTCGATCTGGAAGTTGTAGAATACGTGCCCTCCGAATAA
- the ribE gene encoding 6,7-dimethyl-8-ribityllumazine synthase, whose protein sequence is MTLKTIEGTFIAPKGRYALVVGRFNSFVVESLVGGAVDALVRHGVSESDITIIRAPGAFEIPLVAQKVAQKGEYAAIIALGAVIRGGTPHFEYVAGECTKGLAQVSMEFGVPVAFGVLTVDSIEQAIERSGTKAGNKGAEAALSALEMVSLLAQLEAK, encoded by the coding sequence ATGACCCTGAAGACCATCGAAGGTACCTTCATCGCCCCTAAAGGCCGCTACGCTCTGGTAGTGGGCCGTTTCAACAGTTTCGTGGTCGAGAGCCTGGTTGGCGGTGCGGTCGATGCCCTGGTTCGCCATGGCGTGAGCGAAAGCGACATCACCATCATCCGTGCCCCTGGCGCCTTCGAAATTCCGCTGGTTGCGCAGAAAGTCGCTCAAAAGGGCGAATATGCGGCGATTATCGCCCTGGGCGCGGTCATTCGTGGCGGTACTCCGCACTTCGAATACGTGGCTGGCGAATGCACCAAGGGCCTGGCCCAGGTGTCCATGGAATTCGGCGTGCCGGTCGCTTTTGGCGTGCTGACCGTTGACTCCATCGAACAAGCCATCGAACGTTCCGGCACCAAGGCCGGTAACAAAGGTGCCGAAGCTGCCCTGTCCGCCCTGGAAATGGTCAGCCTGCTGGCGCAGTTGGAGGCCAAGTGA
- the nusB gene encoding transcription antitermination factor NusB produces the protein MISDESDRFNPRDPKPADAGKPSKSVKRREARQLATQALYQWHMAKQSLNEIEAQFRVDNDFSDVDGAYFREILHGVPQFKTEIDTALTPCLDLTIEELDPVELAVLRLSTWELLKRVDVPYRVVINEGIELAKVFGSTDGHKFVNGVLDKLAPRLREAEVKAFKR, from the coding sequence GTGATTAGCGACGAAAGCGATCGTTTCAACCCGCGCGATCCAAAGCCTGCGGACGCCGGCAAGCCATCGAAAAGCGTCAAGCGTCGCGAAGCCCGTCAGCTCGCGACCCAGGCGCTGTATCAATGGCACATGGCCAAGCAATCGCTGAACGAGATCGAAGCGCAGTTTCGGGTCGATAACGATTTCAGTGATGTCGACGGTGCTTATTTCCGCGAGATCCTGCATGGGGTCCCGCAGTTCAAGACCGAAATCGACACCGCGCTCACGCCTTGCCTGGACTTGACCATCGAAGAGCTGGATCCGGTTGAACTGGCGGTTCTGCGCCTGTCCACCTGGGAACTGCTCAAGCGCGTCGATGTACCGTACCGCGTGGTGATCAACGAAGGGATCGAACTGGCGAAAGTCTTCGGGTCCACCGATGGCCACAAGTTCGTCAACGGTGTGCTCGACAAGCTCGCCCCGCGCCTGCGTGAAGCTGAAGTGAAGGCGTTCAAGCGCTGA
- the thiL gene encoding thiamine-phosphate kinase: MGEFELIRNYFAAAPCAQGGEGVALGIGDDCALLAAPFGEQLAVSTDTLVAGVHFPDPCDPFLLGQRSLAVAVSDLAAMGAKPLAFTLALTLPTVTTDWLQAYARGLNQMAQACGVALVGGDTTRGPLSLTMTVFGHVPSGQALTRSGAQPGDLLCVGGELGNAAGALPLVLGQRRAEPGIAEPLLAHYWSPRPQIDLGLALRGKASAAMDISDGLLADCGHIALASGVALQVERDRLPLSSALVAFLGEADAAQAALSGGDDYVLLFALPPSRLSALQAAGWPIHVIGSVLAGQGVTLVDSDGHDITPHVRGYQHFRETP; encoded by the coding sequence ATGGGTGAGTTTGAGCTGATCCGTAACTACTTCGCCGCCGCGCCTTGCGCGCAGGGCGGCGAGGGCGTTGCGCTGGGGATCGGCGACGACTGCGCCTTGCTGGCAGCTCCTTTCGGAGAACAGCTGGCGGTCTCCACCGACACGCTCGTGGCCGGTGTGCATTTTCCAGACCCTTGCGACCCGTTCCTGCTCGGCCAGCGCTCGCTGGCCGTGGCGGTCAGCGACCTGGCCGCCATGGGCGCCAAGCCTTTGGCCTTTACCCTTGCCCTGACCTTGCCGACGGTGACCACCGATTGGCTGCAAGCCTATGCCCGCGGTTTGAACCAGATGGCCCAGGCCTGTGGCGTGGCGTTGGTGGGAGGGGACACCACGCGTGGGCCGTTGAGCCTGACCATGACCGTGTTCGGCCACGTGCCTTCCGGCCAGGCCCTGACCCGCAGCGGCGCACAGCCCGGCGACCTGCTGTGTGTCGGCGGCGAACTGGGCAATGCCGCCGGCGCCTTGCCGTTGGTGCTTGGCCAGCGGCGCGCCGAGCCTGGGATTGCCGAGCCACTACTGGCTCATTATTGGTCACCCCGACCGCAGATCGACTTGGGCCTGGCGTTGCGGGGAAAGGCCAGCGCGGCGATGGATATTTCCGATGGCCTGCTGGCCGATTGTGGGCATATCGCCCTGGCGTCCGGGGTAGCCTTGCAGGTTGAACGGGACCGACTGCCGCTGTCCAGCGCTCTGGTCGCGTTTCTTGGCGAGGCCGATGCCGCGCAGGCCGCCCTGAGCGGCGGTGACGACTACGTGCTGCTGTTCGCACTGCCACCGAGCCGATTGTCGGCGTTACAGGCCGCAGGCTGGCCGATCCATGTGATCGGCAGCGTCCTGGCCGGGCAAGGCGTCACGCTGGTGGACAGCGACGGGCACGACATCACCCCGCACGTACGGGGCTATCAACATTTTCGGGAGACACCGTGA
- a CDS encoding phosphatidylglycerophosphatase A — MTDHPNQVPAEFVPPSVWRNPWHFLAFGFGSGTLPKAPGTWGSLVALPFIPLWQMLPDWGYWLMLGITMLFGFWLCGKVADDLRVHDHEGIVWDEMVGMWITLWLVPEGWYWLLTGFLVFRFFDILKPWPIRWIDRHVHGGVGIMLDDVLAGVFAWLAMQGLVWCFT, encoded by the coding sequence GTGACAGATCATCCCAACCAGGTCCCGGCAGAGTTCGTTCCGCCTTCGGTCTGGCGCAATCCCTGGCATTTCCTGGCATTTGGCTTTGGTTCGGGCACTTTACCTAAAGCGCCGGGCACCTGGGGCTCGCTGGTTGCGCTACCCTTCATTCCGTTGTGGCAGATGTTGCCGGACTGGGGCTACTGGTTGATGCTCGGCATCACCATGCTGTTTGGCTTCTGGCTGTGTGGCAAAGTGGCGGACGACCTGCGGGTGCACGATCATGAAGGCATCGTCTGGGACGAAATGGTCGGCATGTGGATCACCTTGTGGCTGGTGCCGGAAGGCTGGTATTGGTTGCTGACGGGATTTCTGGTGTTCCGTTTCTTCGATATCCTCAAGCCGTGGCCGATCCGCTGGATCGACCGACATGTGCACGGAGGCGTCGGGATCATGCTCGACGATGTATTGGCCGGGGTTTTCGCCTGGCTGGCAATGCAAGGATTGGTGTGGTGTTTCACCTGA
- a CDS encoding substrate-binding periplasmic protein encodes MGVSRALLLLLCLGACVGVRVAESAPQPDKVRAASEEWADYTQADGQGMGWDILRAVFEPEGVKLEIRSVPYTRSIGLVQRGEVDVQVGAYRDESEGVLYPKWHYDVDHIYALGLASKPTPTLATIGNYRLVWMRGYEYNNYLPNIRRFNEIHRAVGILPMLIHERADFYIDASMEIEEVLAKADNPKQFKLSPLINLPLYLGFANTANGRALSELFDRRMEVLVKSGQLKPIFEHWKQPYPFDENGKPPKP; translated from the coding sequence ATGGGCGTAAGCCGCGCACTACTGCTGTTGCTGTGTTTAGGAGCCTGTGTGGGGGTGAGGGTGGCCGAGTCGGCGCCGCAGCCTGACAAGGTTCGCGCGGCGAGTGAGGAGTGGGCCGATTACACCCAGGCCGATGGCCAGGGCATGGGCTGGGACATCTTGCGCGCGGTGTTCGAGCCTGAAGGCGTCAAGCTGGAAATCCGCAGCGTGCCCTACACCCGCTCGATCGGGTTGGTGCAGCGTGGCGAGGTCGACGTGCAGGTCGGCGCCTATCGGGATGAATCCGAAGGCGTGCTTTACCCGAAGTGGCACTACGACGTCGATCACATCTATGCCTTGGGGTTGGCCTCCAAGCCGACGCCTACCCTGGCGACGATTGGCAACTATCGGCTGGTATGGATGCGTGGGTACGAATACAACAACTACCTGCCCAACATCCGGCGTTTCAATGAGATCCACCGGGCGGTGGGTATCTTGCCGATGCTGATCCATGAGCGAGCGGATTTTTACATTGATGCGTCGATGGAAATCGAAGAAGTGCTCGCCAAGGCCGATAATCCGAAGCAGTTCAAACTCTCGCCGCTGATCAATTTGCCTCTCTACCTGGGCTTTGCCAACACCGCCAACGGACGGGCATTGAGCGAGCTGTTCGACCGGCGGATGGAAGTGCTGGTGAAAAGCGGCCAGCTCAAGCCGATTTTCGAACACTGGAAGCAACCCTATCCTTTCGACGAGAATGGCAAGCCACCGAAGCCGTAA
- the ribA gene encoding GTP cyclohydrolase II, with protein MPVVFVAASKLPTPFAQFTMHGFLDEATGREHVVLSLGDFADGSPVLGRLHSECLTGDALFSQRCDCGSQLEAALQAIAREGRGVLLYLRQEGRGIGLLNKIRAYELQDGGADTVEANERLGFAADLRDYSICLPMLEHLGVKSLRLMTNNPRKVKALTDMGIVVAERVPLHTGHNPHNKLYLATKASKLDHMMGNEHQGEVDRA; from the coding sequence GTGCCTGTCGTTTTTGTTGCCGCTTCCAAGCTGCCAACGCCCTTTGCGCAATTCACCATGCATGGTTTTCTCGATGAAGCCACCGGCCGCGAGCACGTCGTGCTCAGCCTGGGTGATTTCGCCGACGGTTCTCCGGTGCTGGGTCGCCTGCACTCCGAATGCCTGACCGGTGATGCCCTGTTCAGCCAGCGCTGCGATTGCGGTTCGCAACTCGAGGCCGCGCTGCAGGCCATCGCCCGCGAAGGCCGTGGCGTGTTGCTGTACCTGCGCCAGGAAGGCCGTGGCATTGGCCTGTTGAACAAGATCCGCGCCTATGAACTGCAAGATGGCGGCGCCGATACCGTGGAAGCCAACGAACGCCTGGGCTTTGCCGCCGACCTGCGTGACTACAGCATCTGCCTGCCGATGCTGGAGCATCTGGGCGTGAAGTCGCTGCGCTTGATGACCAACAACCCACGCAAGGTCAAGGCGTTGACTGACATGGGCATCGTGGTGGCCGAGCGTGTGCCGCTGCACACCGGTCACAACCCCCACAACAAGCTCTACCTGGCAACCAAGGCCAGCAAGCTCGACCACATGATGGGCAACGAGCACCAAGGCGAGGTTGACCGGGCGTGA
- a CDS encoding cobalamin-binding protein: protein MNRWLAVLLLAVSASTMAASRVVSLAPSLSEIVVELGSADLLVGVLDGGDRPPALKDVPSVGRYGQLDMERLLSLKPDLLLLWPGSVGPAQREQLKGLGIPIHVAEPRSLDQLITQIEAIAKQLGRPERGVQRAAQLRGRLEALRQRYRRDPPLPVFYQVWDRPLYTVGGGQIISDALSVCGAHNVFADLSVPAPQVSVEAVLQRSPHVILATEQTQLDAWKTWPVAQGRLLLVNDKGLERPSGQMIEATARLCELIAPDR from the coding sequence ATGAACCGCTGGCTGGCGGTCTTGCTGCTGGCCGTCAGCGCCTCGACGATGGCCGCCTCGCGGGTCGTCAGCCTGGCGCCGTCGCTGTCGGAAATCGTCGTTGAACTGGGCTCCGCCGACCTGTTGGTGGGCGTGCTGGATGGCGGGGATCGCCCGCCGGCGCTCAAGGACGTGCCTTCGGTAGGCCGTTACGGGCAACTGGACATGGAGCGCTTGCTCAGCCTCAAGCCCGATCTGCTCCTGCTCTGGCCTGGCAGTGTCGGCCCGGCCCAGCGCGAGCAGCTCAAGGGCCTGGGCATCCCCATCCATGTCGCCGAGCCCCGCAGCCTCGACCAACTCATCACGCAAATCGAAGCCATCGCCAAGCAGCTCGGCCGCCCGGAGCGGGGCGTACAACGGGCGGCGCAGTTGCGCGGACGTCTCGAGGCGCTACGCCAGCGCTATCGCCGGGACCCGCCGTTGCCGGTGTTCTACCAGGTCTGGGACCGGCCGCTGTACACCGTTGGTGGCGGGCAGATCATCAGTGATGCGCTGAGCGTGTGCGGTGCCCACAACGTTTTTGCCGATCTGAGCGTGCCGGCGCCGCAGGTGAGTGTGGAAGCGGTGCTGCAACGTAGTCCGCACGTCATCCTGGCCACGGAACAGACGCAGCTCGATGCCTGGAAAACCTGGCCGGTGGCGCAGGGGCGCTTGTTGTTGGTCAATGACAAAGGCCTGGAACGGCCCAGTGGGCAGATGATCGAGGCGACGGCGCGGCTATGTGAGTTGATTGCGCCAGACCGATAG
- a CDS encoding TonB-dependent receptor domain-containing protein, which translates to MKLRLALTLSLLPTPDLLADTFERDQALKLPDIVISANRQVEARNDSSAANTVFTRDDIERLQPASVTDLLSRVPGVQVAPLGGRGSLPGIYIRGTKSAQSLVLVDGQRIGNATSGDSNLQRLNINQIERVEVLRGSRSVIYGADAVGGVIQIFTRRGNTQGLQPRLHVGVGSHQTWERSLGLSGGDEQTRFNLGASLDDSAGSNRTHESYASDRDDDANRNQPFSLSLSHAASDDLEVGLNLLDNRGKSEYDNPFGRFDPSTFESLPQQPYSEFAVSSFSTYVDGRINDTWKSRLELGHSENREKTFDKLSDVREVFNTYRDSVTWQNDVTLDERNSLIVGGDWYQDRVNSSTPFDEDSRWNRAAFIQHRFQAETFSTELGLRRDQNQQFGGQNSWSGTLTVPVNPANDLLLTYSESFRAPTFNDLYYPDFSNPDLKPETAKSYELQWRSQLSDSARLETSLYRTDLEDAIIFGRDSRPQNVASARIDGFEMAYLQDVFGWQGNLALAIIDPRDRDSGHTLARRARRTLSLDLDRQFDRLGLGATWQAVSGSYDDEDNRNALGGYALLGLRGSWALTREVKLEMKVDNLLDKGYSRALYSHDGGQYGYREEGRAWLFGVTWTPSL; encoded by the coding sequence ATGAAACTCCGCCTCGCCCTCACCCTCTCTCTGCTACCCACCCCCGACCTGCTGGCCGACACCTTCGAACGCGACCAGGCCTTGAAGCTGCCCGACATCGTGATCAGCGCCAACCGCCAGGTCGAGGCCCGTAACGACAGCAGTGCCGCCAACACCGTGTTCACCCGCGACGACATCGAGCGCTTGCAACCGGCCAGTGTCACGGACTTGCTCAGCCGCGTGCCGGGTGTGCAAGTGGCGCCGCTGGGTGGACGCGGCAGCCTGCCGGGGATTTACATTCGCGGGACCAAATCGGCCCAGAGCCTGGTGCTGGTGGACGGCCAGCGCATCGGCAATGCCACCTCCGGTGACAGCAACCTGCAACGCCTGAACATCAACCAGATCGAGCGCGTGGAAGTGCTGCGTGGTTCGCGCTCGGTGATCTACGGCGCCGACGCGGTGGGCGGGGTGATCCAGATTTTCACCCGGCGCGGCAACACCCAGGGCCTGCAACCGCGCCTGCACGTGGGGGTCGGCAGCCACCAGACCTGGGAGCGCAGCCTGGGCCTGTCCGGCGGCGACGAGCAGACCCGTTTCAACCTCGGTGCCAGCCTCGACGACAGCGCTGGCAGCAACCGGACCCACGAGTCCTACGCCAGCGACCGCGACGACGATGCCAACCGCAACCAGCCCTTCAGCCTGAGCCTGAGCCATGCGGCCAGCGATGACCTGGAAGTTGGCCTGAACCTGCTGGATAACCGCGGCAAAAGCGAATACGACAACCCGTTCGGCCGCTTCGACCCGAGCACTTTCGAGTCCTTGCCCCAGCAACCCTACAGCGAGTTCGCGGTGAGCAGCTTCAGCACCTATGTGGACGGGCGCATCAACGACACCTGGAAATCCCGCCTGGAACTGGGCCACAGCGAGAACCGCGAAAAGACCTTCGACAAGCTCAGCGATGTCCGCGAAGTCTTCAACACCTACCGCGATTCGGTGACCTGGCAGAACGATGTGACGCTGGACGAGCGCAACAGCCTGATCGTCGGCGGCGACTGGTATCAGGACCGGGTCAACAGCAGCACGCCGTTCGACGAGGACAGCCGCTGGAACCGTGCAGCGTTCATCCAGCACCGCTTCCAGGCCGAAACGTTCTCGACGGAACTGGGCCTGCGTCGCGACCAGAACCAACAGTTTGGCGGCCAGAACAGTTGGAGCGGCACCCTCACCGTGCCGGTCAATCCGGCCAACGACCTGTTGCTGACCTACAGTGAGAGCTTCCGCGCACCGACCTTCAATGACCTGTACTACCCGGACTTCAGCAACCCCGACCTGAAGCCCGAGACGGCCAAGAGCTACGAGCTGCAGTGGCGCAGCCAACTGAGCGACAGCGCCCGCCTGGAAACCTCGCTGTACCGCACCGACCTGGAAGACGCGATCATTTTTGGCCGCGACTCACGCCCGCAGAACGTCGCCTCGGCGCGGATCGACGGCTTTGAAATGGCCTACCTGCAGGATGTCTTCGGCTGGCAGGGCAATCTGGCCCTGGCCATCATCGACCCGCGCGACCGCGACAGCGGTCACACCCTGGCCCGCCGCGCCCGGCGGACCTTGAGCCTGGACCTGGACCGGCAATTCGATCGCCTCGGCCTGGGCGCCACCTGGCAAGCGGTGAGCGGCAGCTATGACGACGAAGACAACCGCAACGCCTTGGGCGGCTATGCCCTGCTCGGGTTGCGCGGCAGTTGGGCGCTGACCCGGGAGGTGAAGCTGGAGATGAAGGTGGATAACCTGCTGGACAAGGGTTACAGCCGGGCGCTGTATAGCCATGATGGCGGGCAGTATGGGTATCGGGAGGAAGGTCGGGCGTGGTTGTTTGGGGTGACTTGGACCCCGTCACTCTGA
- the dxs gene encoding 1-deoxy-D-xylulose-5-phosphate synthase codes for MPTTFQEIPRKRPTTPLLDRANTPDGLRRLGEAELETLADELRLELLYTVGQTGGHFGAGLGVIELTIALHYVFDTPDDRLVWDVGHQAYPHKILTDRRERMGTLRQKDGIAAFPRRSESEYDTFGVGHSSTSISAALGMAIAARLQNSERKAIAVIGDGALTAGMAFEALNHAPEVNANMLVILNDNDMSISRNVGGLSNYLAKILSSRTYASMREGSKKVLSRLPGAWEIARRTEEYAKGMLVPGTLFEELGWNYIGPIDGHDLPTLIATLRNMRDLKGPQFLHVVTKKGKGFAPAEVDPIGYHAITKLEPLDAPAAAPKKAGGPKYSSVFGQWLCDMAAADPRLVGITPAMKEGSDLVAFSERYPQRYFDVAIAEQHAVTLAAGMACEGAKPVVAIYSTFLQRAYDQLIHDVAVQNLDVLFAIDRAGLVGEDGPTHAGSFDLSFLRCIPGMLVMTPSDENELRKMLTTGHLFNGPAAVRYPRGTGPNAPLSTDLEPIEIGKGVIRRQGKQTALLVFGVQLAEALKVADTLDATVVDMRFVKPLDEALVREMAGSHDLLVTIEENAIMGGAGAAVSEFLARENILKSVLHLGLPDSYVEHAKPAQMLAECGLDEAGIEAAVRQRLQLLGL; via the coding sequence ATGCCCACGACGTTTCAAGAGATTCCCCGCAAGCGCCCGACCACGCCCCTGCTGGACCGCGCCAACACGCCGGACGGCCTGCGTCGCCTGGGTGAAGCCGAGCTGGAAACCCTGGCCGATGAGTTGCGCCTGGAACTGCTCTATACAGTCGGCCAGACCGGTGGGCACTTCGGTGCCGGCCTGGGCGTCATCGAGCTGACGATCGCGCTGCACTACGTGTTCGACACCCCGGACGATCGGCTGGTGTGGGACGTCGGGCACCAGGCCTATCCGCACAAGATCCTCACCGATCGTCGCGAGCGCATGGGCACGCTGCGCCAGAAGGACGGCATCGCCGCCTTCCCGCGTCGCTCCGAGAGTGAATACGACACCTTTGGCGTCGGCCATTCCAGTACGTCCATCAGCGCCGCCCTGGGCATGGCGATTGCCGCCCGCCTGCAAAACAGCGAGCGCAAGGCCATTGCCGTGATCGGCGACGGCGCACTGACCGCGGGCATGGCCTTCGAGGCGCTGAACCATGCGCCGGAAGTCAACGCCAACATGCTGGTGATCCTCAACGACAACGACATGTCGATCTCGCGCAATGTCGGCGGGTTGTCCAACTACCTGGCGAAGATCCTCTCCAGCCGCACCTACGCCAGCATGCGCGAAGGCAGCAAGAAGGTGTTGTCGCGCCTGCCCGGTGCCTGGGAAATCGCCCGCCGTACCGAAGAGTACGCCAAGGGCATGCTGGTGCCCGGCACGCTGTTCGAAGAACTGGGCTGGAACTACATCGGCCCCATCGACGGCCACGACCTGCCGACCCTGATCGCCACCCTGCGCAACATGCGCGACCTCAAGGGCCCGCAGTTCCTGCACGTGGTCACCAAGAAAGGCAAAGGCTTCGCCCCGGCGGAGGTCGACCCGATCGGCTACCACGCCATCACCAAGCTCGAACCCCTGGACGCACCGGCCGCCGCGCCGAAAAAAGCCGGTGGACCGAAGTATTCCAGCGTTTTCGGCCAATGGCTGTGCGACATGGCCGCCGCCGATCCACGCCTGGTGGGCATTACCCCGGCGATGAAGGAAGGCTCGGACCTGGTGGCGTTCAGCGAACGCTACCCGCAGCGCTATTTCGACGTGGCGATTGCCGAGCAGCACGCCGTGACCCTCGCCGCCGGCATGGCCTGCGAAGGTGCCAAGCCCGTGGTGGCGATCTATTCGACCTTCCTGCAACGGGCCTACGACCAGTTGATCCATGACGTGGCGGTGCAGAACCTCGACGTGCTGTTCGCCATCGACCGCGCCGGCCTGGTGGGCGAAGACGGCCCGACCCACGCCGGCAGCTTCGACCTGTCGTTCCTGCGCTGCATCCCCGGCATGCTGGTGATGACCCCGAGCGATGAAAACGAGCTGCGCAAGATGCTCACCACCGGCCACCTGTTCAATGGCCCGGCGGCGGTGCGCTACCCTCGTGGCACCGGCCCGAACGCGCCCCTCTCGACCGACCTCGAACCCATCGAGATCGGCAAGGGCGTGATCCGCCGCCAGGGCAAGCAAACCGCCCTGCTGGTGTTCGGCGTGCAACTGGCCGAGGCCTTGAAAGTCGCCGACACCTTGGACGCTACCGTGGTGGACATGCGTTTCGTCAAACCCCTGGACGAAGCCCTGGTGCGCGAGATGGCCGGCAGCCATGACCTGCTGGTGACCATCGAGGAAAACGCCATCATGGGCGGTGCCGGCGCGGCGGTCAGCGAGTTCCTGGCCCGGGAGAACATCCTCAAGTCGGTGCTGCACCTGGGCCTGCCGGACAGCTACGTCGAACACGCCAAGCCGGCGCAGATGCTGGCCGAATGCGGGCTGGACGAGGCGGGGATCGAAGCGGCGGTGCGTCAGCGGTTGCAGTTGTTGGGCCTGTAA
- a CDS encoding polyprenyl synthetase family protein — translation MIGAYQASSQARVNAALDTLFSAPSPELARLYEAMRYSVMNGGKRVRPLLAYAACEALGGQAEHANGAACAVELIHAYSLVHDDLPAMDDDDLRRGQPTTHKQFDEACAILAGDGLQSLAFSALLDPALSDCPAQIRLDMVSALALAAGPAGMVGGQAIDLGSVGLKLDQDALEYMHRHKTGALIEASVQLGALASGRSTPEQLQALQTYARAIGLAFQVQDDILDVESDTQTLGKRQGADIARDKPTYPALLGLAAAKVYALELRDQALAALRPFDAAAEPLRDLARYIVERRS, via the coding sequence ATGATCGGTGCCTATCAGGCCAGCAGCCAGGCCCGGGTCAATGCTGCACTGGATACGTTGTTCAGCGCCCCGAGCCCGGAACTGGCGCGCCTGTACGAAGCCATGCGCTACAGCGTCATGAACGGCGGCAAGCGTGTGCGGCCGCTGTTGGCCTATGCCGCGTGCGAAGCCTTGGGCGGCCAGGCCGAACATGCCAACGGCGCGGCCTGCGCGGTGGAGCTGATCCACGCGTATTCGCTGGTGCACGACGACTTGCCAGCCATGGACGATGATGACCTGCGCCGCGGCCAGCCGACCACCCACAAACAATTCGACGAAGCCTGCGCGATCCTGGCCGGCGACGGCTTGCAGAGCCTGGCCTTCAGCGCCCTGCTGGACCCGGCCCTGAGCGACTGCCCGGCGCAGATTCGCCTGGACATGGTCAGCGCCCTGGCGTTGGCGGCGGGCCCCGCTGGAATGGTCGGCGGCCAGGCCATCGACTTGGGTTCGGTGGGCCTGAAGCTGGACCAGGACGCCCTGGAATACATGCACCGGCACAAGACCGGCGCGCTGATCGAGGCCAGCGTCCAACTCGGTGCCCTGGCCAGCGGTCGGTCCACCCCCGAGCAGTTGCAAGCCTTGCAGACCTACGCCCGGGCCATTGGCCTGGCGTTCCAGGTGCAGGACGACATCCTCGACGTGGAAAGCGATACCCAGACCCTCGGCAAACGCCAGGGCGCCGATATCGCCCGGGACAAGCCGACCTACCCGGCCCTGCTCGGCCTCGCCGCGGCCAAGGTCTACGCCCTGGAGTTGCGCGACCAGGCCTTGGCCGCGCTGCGACCCTTTGACGCGGCGGCCGAACCGTTGCGCGACTTGGCGCGCTATATCGTCGAACGACGTAGCTGA